The proteins below are encoded in one region of Silene latifolia isolate original U9 population chromosome 2, ASM4854445v1, whole genome shotgun sequence:
- the LOC141642923 gene encoding F-box protein CPR1-like isoform X2 has product MAASLLPTEIITEILSRLPVKPLLRFKSVAKSWYFLIKSPNFIKLHLTNYPNHLRHVIISHTTLSSAAIDDLTFSEMDHPLKPIKKEDTLNYFPEPPGIDLLGHSNGVVSISNATKTNVFLYAPATRTRRRVPPSHVPYPDDFVVFGFGFGFGGEDGDDYKLLRIIQCRESHCHVKFYNEAKLYSLKEDSWKWVRDMPYFLVYKDCHGVFVNLGFHFIVVTDEFDSRFKYIARFDIRSEEFSLIELPVYEDEFGVSKLVLRELGGKLCVMVNYRSGLGADLWVMNEYGKKESWVRLMSLEIRPRFSEVRPVAFSNDDEKVLLLIDNCQLQWCDLKSEDEKVKVVRSSALLVESFDAGVYVDSVVSLDDWSNDSQGKHQNKDDLDDFLSVGFKLRL; this is encoded by the exons ATGGCAGCATCTCTACTCCCAACCGAAATCATCACTGAAATCCTGTCTCGTCTTCCTGTTAAACCCCTTTTACGCTTCAAATCCGTCGCTAAATCATGGTACTTTCTCATCAAATCCCCTAATTTCATCAAACTCCACCTCACCAACTACCCTAACCACCTCCGCCACGTCATCATCTCTCACACCACTCTTTCCTCCGCTGCCATTGACGATCTCACCTTCTCCGAGATGGACCACCCGCTTAAACCCATCAAAAAAGAAGATACCCTCAACTACTTTCCTGAACCACCTGGGATCGACCTTTTAGGACACTCTAACGGTGTCGTATCCATCTCTAATGCCACTAAAACCAACGTTTTCCTCTACGCACCTGCCACCAGGACGCGACGCCGTGTGCCGCCCTCCCACGTGCCTTATCCGGATGATTTCGTTGTTTTCGGGTTCGGGTTCGGGTTCGGAGGCGAAGATGGTGATGATTACAAGTTGTTGAGGATTATTCAGTGTCGTGAGAGTCACTGTCATGTTAAGTTTTATAATGAGGCTAAGCTTTATAGTTTGAAAGAGGATTCATGGAAGTGGGTTCGTGATATGCCGTATTTTCTGGTTTATAAGGATTGTCATGGGGTGTTTGTCAATTTAGGGTTTCATTTTATTGTGGTAACGGATGAGTTTGATTCTAGGTTTAAGTATATTGCCAGATTTGATATTCGGTCGGAGGAGTTTTCGTTGATTGAGTTGCCGGTTTATGAGGACGAATTCGGGGTGTCGAAATTGGTGTTGAGGGAATTAGGTGGGAAGTTGTGTGTGATGGTTAATTATCGAAGCGGGCTTGGGGCAGATTTGTGGGTGATGAACGAGTATGGGAAGAAGGAATCTTGGGTTAGATTGATGAGTTTGGAGATTAGGCCAAGGTTTTCTGAGGTTAGGCCGGTTGCGTTTTCGAATGATGATGAGAAggttttgttgttgattgataATTGTCAGCTTCAATGGTGTGATTTGAAGTCAGAAGATGAAAAGGTTAAGGTTGTAAGAAGTTCTGCTTTGTTGGTTGAGTCTTTTGATGCCGGGGTTTATGTTGACAGCGTCGTTTCGCTTGATGATTGGAGTAATGATTCACAAGGAAAGCATCAAAACAA GGATGATCTGGATGATTTTCTTTCTGTGGGGTTCAAGCTCAGGCTATGA
- the LOC141642923 gene encoding F-box protein CPR1-like isoform X1, protein MAASLLPTEIITEILSRLPVKPLLRFKSVAKSWYFLIKSPNFIKLHLTNYPNHLRHVIISHTTLSSAAIDDLTFSEMDHPLKPIKKEDTLNYFPEPPGIDLLGHSNGVVSISNATKTNVFLYAPATRTRRRVPPSHVPYPDDFVVFGFGFGFGGEDGDDYKLLRIIQCRESHCHVKFYNEAKLYSLKEDSWKWVRDMPYFLVYKDCHGVFVNLGFHFIVVTDEFDSRFKYIARFDIRSEEFSLIELPVYEDEFGVSKLVLRELGGKLCVMVNYRSGLGADLWVMNEYGKKESWVRLMSLEIRPRFSEVRPVAFSNDDEKVLLLIDNCQLQWCDLKSEDEKVKVVRSSALLVESFDAGVYVDSVVSLDDWSNDSQGKHQNNFLRDDLDDFLSVGFKLRL, encoded by the exons ATGGCAGCATCTCTACTCCCAACCGAAATCATCACTGAAATCCTGTCTCGTCTTCCTGTTAAACCCCTTTTACGCTTCAAATCCGTCGCTAAATCATGGTACTTTCTCATCAAATCCCCTAATTTCATCAAACTCCACCTCACCAACTACCCTAACCACCTCCGCCACGTCATCATCTCTCACACCACTCTTTCCTCCGCTGCCATTGACGATCTCACCTTCTCCGAGATGGACCACCCGCTTAAACCCATCAAAAAAGAAGATACCCTCAACTACTTTCCTGAACCACCTGGGATCGACCTTTTAGGACACTCTAACGGTGTCGTATCCATCTCTAATGCCACTAAAACCAACGTTTTCCTCTACGCACCTGCCACCAGGACGCGACGCCGTGTGCCGCCCTCCCACGTGCCTTATCCGGATGATTTCGTTGTTTTCGGGTTCGGGTTCGGGTTCGGAGGCGAAGATGGTGATGATTACAAGTTGTTGAGGATTATTCAGTGTCGTGAGAGTCACTGTCATGTTAAGTTTTATAATGAGGCTAAGCTTTATAGTTTGAAAGAGGATTCATGGAAGTGGGTTCGTGATATGCCGTATTTTCTGGTTTATAAGGATTGTCATGGGGTGTTTGTCAATTTAGGGTTTCATTTTATTGTGGTAACGGATGAGTTTGATTCTAGGTTTAAGTATATTGCCAGATTTGATATTCGGTCGGAGGAGTTTTCGTTGATTGAGTTGCCGGTTTATGAGGACGAATTCGGGGTGTCGAAATTGGTGTTGAGGGAATTAGGTGGGAAGTTGTGTGTGATGGTTAATTATCGAAGCGGGCTTGGGGCAGATTTGTGGGTGATGAACGAGTATGGGAAGAAGGAATCTTGGGTTAGATTGATGAGTTTGGAGATTAGGCCAAGGTTTTCTGAGGTTAGGCCGGTTGCGTTTTCGAATGATGATGAGAAggttttgttgttgattgataATTGTCAGCTTCAATGGTGTGATTTGAAGTCAGAAGATGAAAAGGTTAAGGTTGTAAGAAGTTCTGCTTTGTTGGTTGAGTCTTTTGATGCCGGGGTTTATGTTGACAGCGTCGTTTCGCTTGATGATTGGAGTAATGATTCACAAGGAAAGCATCAAAACAA TTTCCTCAGGGATGATCTGGATGATTTTCTTTCTGTGGGGTTCAAGCTCAGGCTATGA